In one Anticarsia gemmatalis isolate Benzon Research Colony breed Stoneville strain chromosome 9, ilAntGemm2 primary, whole genome shotgun sequence genomic region, the following are encoded:
- the Ccdc85 gene encoding coiled-coil domain-containing protein 85, giving the protein MSINQNAGQFNKQKQQLGKQGPEPVNFPPRYHPPPLAASGPKLSTIDPSVKEYKPPYAGKPIDPSKLQYPLGAHGPVPGSYGGGPIQIVKYPQGYPGYPHPSGANRMPSRPSAEVVTKALVHEPVEPTARARSADDIQRAQRNIEEEQLHRRSADMLKFTKRVEPEGPRASTDQKRQIQALLAQIKALKEANRRLSEDNQELRDLCCFLDDDRQKGRKLAREWQRFGRYTASVMRQEVSAYQNKLRQLDDKQQELIRDNLELKELCLYLDEERERSTCVNCGRAAGRERDDGDGSSSGTNAEEGTRAVPAVPITHPQLAERTVQYVRDLEQKVRRLEAEKGVGNTGTGNERPEAVVRALQVLEVRERVERERRRPAPDLDSGEQALVREMCNVVWGKLEEAPPQAPPR; this is encoded by the coding sequence ATGTCAATCAATCAGAACGCAGGCCAATTTAATAAACAGAAGCAGCAACTAGGTAAACAGGGCCCGGAACCGGTCAACTTTCCACCGCGTTATCACCCGCCTCCGTTGGCCGCGAGCGGCCCCAAGCTATCCACTATCGATCCGTCTGTCAAAGAGTACAAACCGCCATACGCAGGGAAGCCAATCGATCCTAGTAAATTGCAGTATCCTTTGGGGGCGCATGGTCCTGTTCCAGGCTCGTATGGTGGAGGACCCATTCAAATAGTGAAATATCCACAAGGGTATCCAGGTTATCCACATCCGTCAGGAGCAAATCGCATGCCATCGCGACCATCAGCCGAAGTAGTGACGAAAGCTTTGGTTCACGAGCCAGTGGAACCAACCGCAAGAGCAAGGAGTGCCGACGACATACAACGAGCTCAACGTAACATTGAAGAAGAACAGCTACATCGAAGATCCGCGGATATGCTTAAGTTCACTAAGCGTGTAGAACCCGAGGGACCGCGAGCATCCACCGACCAGAAGCGACAGATTCAGGCGCTTTTAGCACAGATAAAAGCGTTGAAAGAAGCGAACCGACGTTTGAGTGAGGACAACCAGGAACTACGtgatttgtgttgttttttggATGACGATCGCCAAAAAGGTAGGAAGTTGGCTCGCGAGTGGCAAAGGTTTGGCAGATACACAGCATCTGTGATGCGACAAGAAGTGTCCGCTTATCAGAATAAATTGAGGCAGTTAGATGACAAGCAACAGGAACTCATTCGTGATAACTTAGAGTTAAAAGAGTTGTGTTTGTATTTGGACGAGGAACGTGAGAGAAGTACGTGTGTGAACTGTGGGCGAGCTGCAGGACGAGAGAGGGACGACGGTGATGGCAGCAGCAGCGGGACGAATGCTGAGGAAGGTACACGTGCAGTACCCGCTGTACCTATCACTCATCCCCAACTTGCAGAACGAACTGTTCAATATGTAAGAGACCTAGAACAGAAGGTTCGGCGTTTAGAAGCAGAGAAAGGTGTTGGTAATACAGGAACGGGGAATGAGCGACCAGAGGCCGTGGTAAGAGCCCTGCAAGTTTTAGAAGTTCGGGAACGAGTTGAACGGGAGCGTAGAAGACCAGCACCTGACCTAGATTCAGGAGAACAAGCTTTGGTGCGAGAAATGTGCAACGTAGTGTGGGGCAAATTGGAAGAAGCGCCACCGCAGGCACCGCCGCGCTAA
- the LOC142975398 gene encoding radial spoke head 1 homolog isoform X2, giving the protein MVYVGKRNADGERHGEGWAVLPNGDFYEGCYCRGMRNGKGLYVFKNGSRYEGEWRRAMKYGVGKMLYPDGSRYEGDWRHDLKQGFGAYYYPNGDIYEGAWFKGKRHGLGTYFFAEYQIKFMGTWLEGVIQGPGQIIYPRYRYHGSWLKSKPKGPGCFVFDTNCMQHGFYLLIKDPDLEELGEGEEEKEDKEVKEERMGEEEEELEFDETAGKIATWRARNVTAYMAEFLPPEPVPLPIHDSVPSLTDESIETDIIVFEMPSVVAEEEGADDNDSWLMHRQKFLEEPELKENA; this is encoded by the exons ATG GTGTATGTAGGCAAGCGCAATGCAGATGGTGAACGCCACGGTGAAGGCTGGGCTGTGCTGCCGAATGGAGACTTTTACGAGGGTTGCTACTGTCGCGGCATGAGGAACGGCAAGGGATTGTATGTTTTCAAGAATGGATCTCGCTATGAGG GGGAATGGCGGCGAGCCATGAAATATGGAGTGGGGAAAATGTTGTACCCTGACGGCTCAAGATACGAGGGAGATTGGAGACATGACTTGAAGCAAGGATTTGGCGCTTATTATTACCCAAACGGGGATATTTACGAAGGAGCCTGGTTTAAAGGAAAACGTCACGGTTTAGGGACTTACTTTTTCGCTGAATATCAGATAAAGTTCATGGGAACTTGGCTGGAAGGCGTCATACAAGGTCCTGGACAGATCATCTATCCCCGCTATCGTTACCACGGTTCCTGGTTGAAGAGCAAACCTAAAGGCCCCGGGTGTTTCGTCTTTGATACCAATTGTATGCAACATGGGTTCTATCTGCTGATCAAGGATCCTGATTTAGAAGAACTTGGGGAAGGTGAGGAGGAGAAAGAAGATAAAGAAGTCAAGGAAGAGAGGATGGGAGAGGAGGAAGAGGAACTTGAGTTTGATGAGACTGCAG GCAAGATAGCAACATGGCGAGCTCGCAACGTGACAGCATACATGGCAGAATTCCTGCCTCCAGAGCCAGTGCCCCTCCCCATCCATGACTCAGTACCGTCCCTCACTGACGAGAGCATTGAGACTGACATCATAGTCTTCGAGATGCCCTCCGTAGTGGCCGAGGAGGAAGGCGCCGATGACAATGACTCCTGGCTGATGCATCGCCAGAAGTTCCTTGAAGAACCCGAGTTGAAGGAGAATGCCTAA
- the LOC142975342 gene encoding protein dpy-30 homolog, with product MSDLSTLQVNPAPKEEQPPSKITESVRKIISMEKENETNANRKSRIDLNALPTRQYLDQTVVPILLQGLSALAKERPPDPINYLAAYLLKNKSTFESSNSSNNNPPANPQT from the exons ATGTCAGATCTCTCAACATTACAAGTAAACCCAGCCCCTAAAGAAGAGCAGCCGCCGTCCAAGATAACTGAATCCGTAAGG aaaataatatcaatGGAAAAAGAGAATGAAACAAACGCCAATCGGAAATCGAGAATTGACCTCAACGCGCTTCCTACCCGTCAGTACCTCGACCAGACCGTAGTTCCGATTCTGCTGCAAGGCCTTTCCGCGTTGGCCAAGGAGAGGCCTCCGGATCCCATCAACTACCTGGCTGCGTATCTACTAAAGAACAAGAGTACTTTCGAGAGCAGCAACTCTTCCAATAACAACCCTCCTGCAAACCCCCAAACATAA
- the LOC142975398 gene encoding uncharacterized protein LOC142975398 isoform X3, which yields MRNGKGLYVFKNGSRYEGEWRRAMKYGVGKMLYPDGSRYEGDWRHDLKQGFGAYYYPNGDIYEGAWFKGKRHGLGTYFFAEYQIKFMGTWLEGVIQGPGQIIYPRYRYHGSWLKSKPKGPGCFVFDTNCMQHGFYLLIKDPDLEELGEGEEEKEDKEVKEERMGEEEEELEFDETAGKIATWRARNVTAYMAEFLPPEPVPLPIHDSVPSLTDESIETDIIVFEMPSVVAEEEGADDNDSWLMHRQKFLEEPELKENA from the exons ATGAGGAACGGCAAGGGATTGTATGTTTTCAAGAATGGATCTCGCTATGAGG GGGAATGGCGGCGAGCCATGAAATATGGAGTGGGGAAAATGTTGTACCCTGACGGCTCAAGATACGAGGGAGATTGGAGACATGACTTGAAGCAAGGATTTGGCGCTTATTATTACCCAAACGGGGATATTTACGAAGGAGCCTGGTTTAAAGGAAAACGTCACGGTTTAGGGACTTACTTTTTCGCTGAATATCAGATAAAGTTCATGGGAACTTGGCTGGAAGGCGTCATACAAGGTCCTGGACAGATCATCTATCCCCGCTATCGTTACCACGGTTCCTGGTTGAAGAGCAAACCTAAAGGCCCCGGGTGTTTCGTCTTTGATACCAATTGTATGCAACATGGGTTCTATCTGCTGATCAAGGATCCTGATTTAGAAGAACTTGGGGAAGGTGAGGAGGAGAAAGAAGATAAAGAAGTCAAGGAAGAGAGGATGGGAGAGGAGGAAGAGGAACTTGAGTTTGATGAGACTGCAG GCAAGATAGCAACATGGCGAGCTCGCAACGTGACAGCATACATGGCAGAATTCCTGCCTCCAGAGCCAGTGCCCCTCCCCATCCATGACTCAGTACCGTCCCTCACTGACGAGAGCATTGAGACTGACATCATAGTCTTCGAGATGCCCTCCGTAGTGGCCGAGGAGGAAGGCGCCGATGACAATGACTCCTGGCTGATGCATCGCCAGAAGTTCCTTGAAGAACCCGAGTTGAAGGAGAATGCCTAA
- the LOC142975398 gene encoding radial spoke head 1 homolog isoform X1, giving the protein MGTEAKGEEGPEDVDTIGVYVGKRNADGERHGEGWAVLPNGDFYEGCYCRGMRNGKGLYVFKNGSRYEGEWRRAMKYGVGKMLYPDGSRYEGDWRHDLKQGFGAYYYPNGDIYEGAWFKGKRHGLGTYFFAEYQIKFMGTWLEGVIQGPGQIIYPRYRYHGSWLKSKPKGPGCFVFDTNCMQHGFYLLIKDPDLEELGEGEEEKEDKEVKEERMGEEEEELEFDETAGKIATWRARNVTAYMAEFLPPEPVPLPIHDSVPSLTDESIETDIIVFEMPSVVAEEEGADDNDSWLMHRQKFLEEPELKENA; this is encoded by the exons atGGGTACCGAAGCAAAAGGCGAAGAAGGCCCGGAGGATGTTGATACCATTGga GTGTATGTAGGCAAGCGCAATGCAGATGGTGAACGCCACGGTGAAGGCTGGGCTGTGCTGCCGAATGGAGACTTTTACGAGGGTTGCTACTGTCGCGGCATGAGGAACGGCAAGGGATTGTATGTTTTCAAGAATGGATCTCGCTATGAGG GGGAATGGCGGCGAGCCATGAAATATGGAGTGGGGAAAATGTTGTACCCTGACGGCTCAAGATACGAGGGAGATTGGAGACATGACTTGAAGCAAGGATTTGGCGCTTATTATTACCCAAACGGGGATATTTACGAAGGAGCCTGGTTTAAAGGAAAACGTCACGGTTTAGGGACTTACTTTTTCGCTGAATATCAGATAAAGTTCATGGGAACTTGGCTGGAAGGCGTCATACAAGGTCCTGGACAGATCATCTATCCCCGCTATCGTTACCACGGTTCCTGGTTGAAGAGCAAACCTAAAGGCCCCGGGTGTTTCGTCTTTGATACCAATTGTATGCAACATGGGTTCTATCTGCTGATCAAGGATCCTGATTTAGAAGAACTTGGGGAAGGTGAGGAGGAGAAAGAAGATAAAGAAGTCAAGGAAGAGAGGATGGGAGAGGAGGAAGAGGAACTTGAGTTTGATGAGACTGCAG GCAAGATAGCAACATGGCGAGCTCGCAACGTGACAGCATACATGGCAGAATTCCTGCCTCCAGAGCCAGTGCCCCTCCCCATCCATGACTCAGTACCGTCCCTCACTGACGAGAGCATTGAGACTGACATCATAGTCTTCGAGATGCCCTCCGTAGTGGCCGAGGAGGAAGGCGCCGATGACAATGACTCCTGGCTGATGCATCGCCAGAAGTTCCTTGAAGAACCCGAGTTGAAGGAGAATGCCTAA